In Candidatus Eisenbacteria bacterium, the DNA window CGGGCTCGCAATGGGGATCTCCGACATCATCCTTGTGCCGCCACACCCATCCAGCGTCTACGACAAAGGAACTTGACACGTGCAAGCGCTTGTGATACTGTCAGTTGTAATTGCTGCAATCCAATAGGCCAGACTTCTTGGGGGGGAAGTATGCCACGCATTGTGCCGGTCGTTCTCGCCGCTTTAGCCCTTTCCTTCGTGTTTGGAGCGGTACCCGCGCAAGCTGTCCTGATCACCGTCAATTTCACGGTGAGGCCTGCGAGTACCGACCTCAGCAGTCCTCCCATCGGTTCCGGCAGCTTCAGCTTCGACGACTCGCTCATACCCCCAGGCGGGGGCGACGTCTTCGGCTTCGTCCCGATCGACTCGGCCTCGTTCACTTGGGCCGGTGTCACGTGGACTCCTTCTAACTCGCGGGTCGACGTCCTGCAGTTCAATGCATCCGGGGATCTGATCGGCTTCCGGTATCACGGGGGAAGCGCCCCAGGTCTTAGCGGCAACTCCGACTTCCTCGTGAGAGCGTACGTGGATGGTACGAGCGAGTTTGCTTATAGACAGGAGGGGATTCTCCGCATCGGCTCCGTCGCGTCCTGGTCCACGGACCAGGGTGCCGCTCCGGAACCGGCAACTTCGCTGCTACTGCTAGGTGGCCTGATTGGGGTGATGACGGCAAGCCGGAGGGTGAAGTAGCTCGTCGAGTCGCGGGCCGAGGATTTGAATGGGGTCGCCCGAGAGGGCGGTCCCTTCGCGTTTCCAAGCGTCTTGCCGCACACGAGCCGCGTCATTTC includes these proteins:
- a CDS encoding PEP-CTERM sorting domain-containing protein (PEP-CTERM proteins occur, often in large numbers, in the proteomes of bacteria that also encode an exosortase, a predicted intramembrane cysteine proteinase. The presence of a PEP-CTERM domain at a protein's C-terminus predicts cleavage within the sorting domain, followed by covalent anchoring to some some component of the (usually Gram-negative) cell surface. Many PEP-CTERM proteins exhibit an unusual sequence composition that includes large numbers of potential glycosylation sites. Expression of one such protein has been shown restore the ability of a bacterium to form floc, a type of biofilm.) translates to MPVVLAALALSFVFGAVPAQAVLITVNFTVRPASTDLSSPPIGSGSFSFDDSLIPPGGGDVFGFVPIDSASFTWAGVTWTPSNSRVDVLQFNASGDLIGFRYHGGSAPGLSGNSDFLVRAYVDGTSEFAYRQEGILRIGSVASWSTDQGAAPEPATSLLLLGGLIGVMTASRRVK